Below is a genomic region from Bacillus anthracis str. Vollum.
ATGATACTAGTAACCTATTAGTACGCACATATACTAAAGCCAGTATAACTCCAATTAAAAAGTATCCAAATATAAATGGAAAATCAAAATGCATGATAGAAAAGAACGATGAGCTTATTAGTATGCTCCAAGTTTGCTTAAACTTAGACATTAAAATGTTTATGGCCGCATAACGAAAAACAAACTCTTCTACTAACGGTGCAAGAAGAACAATTGAAATAAGTGCCACAGGAGATATTGCTGCAGCAGCGACTATATTAGACGTATTTGCTGATTGAGTAGTTAACTGAAATATACTTTTATCTAACATACTACCTACTATCTGCGCAAGAAATACGAATATGATCCCAACTAAAATCCATATGAATGAATTTCTTGATAATTTAATCGATAACTTTGGATCATTTATTATCTCTTTACCATATATAAGAAAGATGATTATCAGCATAAGTGAAAACCCAATTAGGTCCCAATGCACAAGAAGTTGTTGGATTGCTTGCTGTTGATTTCCCTGAATATCATACCAACCTGTCTTCGCTAGTAATTGTACACCTATTATCCCTACAAATTGTGTCATAACAAAATAAATTAAAATAACGAAACCCGATTTATATCTAATACCACTACTCATATTCTTATTTCCACCCTCCACTTTCTTTATCTTTTTGATACCGCTCATTACAAAAACAATAAACACAAAAAGGCTAGATAACTAGCATTTCAGCTACTAATCGCTCCCACAAAACTATTCTGCTTAGTTTTCTAACAAACTAATTCGTTGTAAAAACTTAACTGCAAAGTACCCTCTAAACCCTTCTAGAAAAACCACTTGCGTGCCACTCTCTGCTGTAAACTGATTTGTCCTACAAGTCCATACTTTTCCGTCATAACGCTTTGACTCTAAGCAAGTGTGTATTACTACCTTGTCGCCTACCTTTAATCCGTCCATCACACCAATTACCGTTTGATATGCTTCTTTATATCTACGTTTTATGAATTCAACTTGCTTCTTTGTTCTAACATTTGCAAAACGTCCCTTCATATAATCCAAGCAAACGTGATCTATATCTTCTGGAGGACCGGTAAAGTAAGTAGAGCATCGCTTTTCATTCTCTTTTTTAATGTTATATATTAATTTTACAATTATAATTCCTTAGATATGTATCAAACCTCATGCAGCCTTCAAATGCTTTAATCCCATTTCAAGCGCACCGGTTCCACCAAATCCCTGATTAAATAATAATGGGACATCATACTTCTTCGCGTACTCTTTTGCTACATCAATAGATACATGACCACATGCACCTTTTTGAATGACAATAACATCGCATTTTTTTATCACACTTCGAAACGTTTTCTTTACGCCACCGTGATTTTTCCCATCATGGAAAATAACCTGGCAGTCTCTTTTTTTGGCCAACTTCTCTAACGTTCTTCCATTTGATCCACCTAAAACTAGAATTGTACTCATTCCCATTCATTCTCCTTATCTTTCTTCTTTATATATGTACTTGGTGATGTTAATAACACAAGTGTACAAGCAACAATATTCATTAAAACGAAACAAACTATTAATAAAATAATGAAAAGCGGAGACAACAAGATGAGAATAAAGCCACTTACTACCAAACAGATGAAAACAAAACCATTGCTCATGTCTTCATAACCATCTAACCCTCGTACAATATTCAAACTATGCATCCATGCTGTGATGCTATCCCAATTTTCTATTAACAAATAGCCACCACCCAACAAAAAGCCCATCCAAGCAACGTTCCTAATAACCCAGAATTTCGTCCTATATAATACCCTGAAACAAAATTCGCAGCTGTTCCAATTAACATTCTCATTTGTATTCCTCCATATTCATTTTAGCGCTATATACAAATTTCATTTAACTATGGTTTATTATATCAGAAAATTATGAATATTCAATAAATAAATTTAGGTACTCTTTCTTTTTTATAAAAGGGTTGTGTTTTTCTTCCACAACCCTCATTTTTTCTTAATCCACAGGTACTTCTTCTTGTCCATGTGGAATTTGTGCAATTGGTGTTACAATTTGTGCATATTTGTTTACCTGCACTTTAAATTGTCGTGGTTCTAAGAAGTTTACCTGTTGAATTAAAACTTCAATATGAAAGGTATCTACTTTTTTCCCACGGTCAATTTTGGTAATTCGCGCATTGTAAAACTTATCTCCATTTAGGAAATATCGTTGTACAGCTTCTGTAGCGAGCATACGCTCATTGCTTGTCATCTTCATTGGTTCAATACCAAATCCAGCCTTTGTAAACAAATATGGGACATCATAACTACTATTAGAAATTTTTCGTAGTAAGCCCTCTACAGTTTTTGTCTTTGCGATATATTCGTCCTCTTTTGTATCAAATCCCTTTGGTTTATCTCCAAGCATCTCGATTTCATCTTGATTTACTTGCTCTTCCTCTTCCTCTTGTACTTGAGATTTCATCATGTAACGATGAATAGTATTATAGGTAGCAACACCTACTACTAACACTATAATTCCTAATATAACTAAGTACTTACGAGGCATATTGAATAAAATGTTGATTATTTTCTTCATCTACTCTCGTCCTTTATCAGTCTATAACATTACGTATTTGCGTCATATGTTGACCTCTTGCCGTATAGTTTAGACCAGTAATTTGTACACCTTTGTTATCACCAATATGAATCATTTTTTGATTCCCCATATAAATTGCAACGTGCCCTGGATTTTCATAGAAAATAAGATCCCCTGGTTGTGCATGATTAATGTCAGGTACTTGTTTACCTTGCCCAACTTGAGCACCTGTCCAATCTCCAAGTTGGACACCTATACTTGTTCTAAAGACATACTGCGTGAATCCTGAGCAATCTGACGTACCGCCTGGTGGATTACGGTCTCCTAATACATATCTGACCTTTCCTTGCCCTAGCCATTTTTTCGCTTCTTCCAATACCTTTTGTCGTTTAGCATTTGTCATGGTAGGAGAACCACCAGATGATAACCCTGGATCATCATTTTTCTTAAAGAACTTCATTGGATCCGTCGGTTGATCATTTATACGAATTTGGAAATCTAAATGGACAGCGTATCCAAGCATATTCAGAACGCCGCCAACATAGTTAGAACCACCCATTTCTCCGATAATTTGTCCTTTTGTTACCATAGTTCCTGGTGTAACTGAAATCTTACTCAAGTGTAAATAACGAGATACAATGCCATTTCCATGGTCAATATAGACACCTAGACCACCGTAGTTTACATATCCTGTTTGAGCTGTAACTACTCCTGCTTCCATCGACCATACAGGGTCCCCTGGTTTTCCAGCGGTCATAGCTCCAATATCTACAGCATTATGTTGCTTTCCATTACGAACTGCATCAAATGTATCTGTAATACGACCTGATTTCGTTGGCCATTTCCAACCTTTATCAGAAATCCATTCTCCATCACCAGCTGTCACACAACCCAAGTCTTTGTAATATTTTAAAATTTTGGAAACATATGTAAAATCTCCGTAACACGCTCCAACTTTGGTTCGGAAGTTATTAGGGTCAGAACAACCTGCTGGATTTTCACCAGCATGCTCCCTAGAAAATGCAATGGCTGTTTCTTCTGAATATCCACCTTTTGCTAATGCATAACTAATGAATCCAGGACCGTAATTATAACTCTGTAAGGCAAGTGCTATATCTCCATTTGCCTTTGCTAACACATCTTTAAATTCTTGTACGCCTGCTTCAATAGAAATATTAGGGTCTTTAATACACCCTATACGAGCACTTCCTTTTAGACCTATACAAGATGAACTTAAATCTCCATAATGCCCTTCTGCTGCTTGCATCGGGTCATTTCCCTCTCCTTGTGATTCCTGCATCATTTGAGCAGCCAAAATACCAACATATTGAGCAACACCATGTTTTTCTGCCATTTCCTTAATTTTAGGAAGGTATCCTGTAACTTTTGCATTAAGGTTAACAGGCTCCCCGCCAGGACTCACATTACCTACACACATACCACCAACAAAATTACTAGAAGGGGCCAGATGTC
It encodes:
- a CDS encoding CPBP family intramembrane glutamic endopeptidase translates to MSSGIRYKSGFVILIYFVMTQFVGIIGVQLLAKTGWYDIQGNQQQAIQQLLVHWDLIGFSLMLIIIFLIYGKEIINDPKLSIKLSRNSFIWILVGIIFVFLAQIVGSMLDKSIFQLTTQSANTSNIVAAAAISPVALISIVLLAPLVEEFVFRYAAINILMSKFKQTWSILISSSFFSIMHFDFPFIFGYFLIGVILALVYVRTNRLLVSFVVHASMNLIVVILQIS
- a CDS encoding DUF2325 domain-containing protein, with the translated sequence MGMSTILVLGGSNGRTLEKLAKKRDCQVIFHDGKNHGGVKKTFRSVIKKCDVIVIQKGACGHVSIDVAKEYAKKYDVPLLFNQGFGGTGALEMGLKHLKAA